In Ascaphus truei isolate aAscTru1 chromosome 2, aAscTru1.hap1, whole genome shotgun sequence, the genomic stretch gagctccGATAGGTCCAGAAACCATCTGATTCCTCGTAGCCCTGAAGTGCCAAAATCCAATGATTCCTGTCACACGTTGGATACATGCAAGGAACTAGTGTCAGCAGAGAATTCCTTTatttgtacagagtgtgggaaacaactCAGTTGTAAGAGGAGCCTCCTAAGACACGAGaatattcatacaggggagaaacatttcaaatgtacagagtgtgggaaacaattcagcaGTAAGGAATATCTCCTCAAACACCAGAACACTCATACTGGAAAGAAACCTTTCAAATGTGGAGACTGTGGGAAATGTTTCTCTAGGAAGATTGGCCTCATTGAACATAAGGGTATTCACACAGGGGTAacaccattcacatgtacagagtgtgggaaaagttaTTCACGGAAGAACAGCCTCTTCAGACAtaagaggattcacacaggggaaaaACCATTCCAATGTACAGAGTGTAGGAAACATTTCATTAGTAAGGACGGCCTCCTCAAACACCAGATTACTCATACAGAGACAAAACCATTCCCATGTACAGAATGTGAGAAAAGCTTTTCAATTAAGGCCCACCTCCTCAACCACCACAGGgtccacacaggggagaaaccttacccatgtacagagtgtgataaACAATTCAGTG encodes the following:
- the LOC142488363 gene encoding uncharacterized protein LOC142488363 isoform X1 → MDPHMLSFPVIVPQSLEIKSEKEEPKTEERLTTIKSEMDSFPIGEEISEEQPPLPALHDEFFLLPCFPVVVPQSLEVTSEKEEPNTQERLTIIKREMNSFPIGENFLKEEHRESSDRSRNHLIPRSPEVPKSNDSCHTLDTCKELVSAENSFICTECGKQLSCKRSLLRHENIHTGEKHFKCTECGKQFSSKEYLLKHQNTHTGKKPFKCGDCGKCFSRKIGLIEHKGIHTGVTPFTCTECGKSYSRKNSLFRHKRIHTGEKPFQCTECRKHFISKDGLLKHQITHTETKPFPCTECEKSFSIKAHLLNHHRVHTGEKPYPCTECDKQFSDKSSLREHQKTHTGVKPFTCAECGYSFTAKARLREHERIHTGEKPFTCTECGEQFRLKESLLRHHRIHTGEKPFTCTECGEQFRIKALLLTHQMIHTKLLS
- the LOC142488363 gene encoding uncharacterized protein LOC142488363 isoform X3, coding for MDPHMLSFPVIVPQSLEIKSEKEEPKTEERLTTIKSEMDSFPIGVVVPQSLEVTSEKEEPNTQERLTIIKREMNSFPIGENFLKEEHRESSDRSRNHLIPRSPEVPKSNDSCHTLDTCKELVSAENSFICTECGKQLSCKRSLLRHENIHTGEKHFKCTECGKQFSSKEYLLKHQNTHTGKKPFKCGDCGKCFSRKIGLIEHKGIHTGVTPFTCTECGKSYSRKNSLFRHKRIHTGEKPFQCTECRKHFISKDGLLKHQITHTETKPFPCTECEKSFSIKAHLLNHHRVHTGEKPYPCTECDKQFSDKSSLREHQKTHTGVKPFTCAECGYSFTAKARLREHERIHTGEKPFTCTECGEQFRLKESLLRHHRIHTGEKPFTCTECGEQFRIKALLLTHQMIHTKLLS
- the LOC142488363 gene encoding uncharacterized protein LOC142488363 isoform X4, yielding MDPHMLSFPVIVPQSLEIKSEKEEPKTEERLTTIKSEMDSFPIGENFLKEEHRESSDRSRNHLIPRSPEVPKSNDSCHTLDTCKELVSAENSFICTECGKQLSCKRSLLRHENIHTGEKHFKCTECGKQFSSKEYLLKHQNTHTGKKPFKCGDCGKCFSRKIGLIEHKGIHTGVTPFTCTECGKSYSRKNSLFRHKRIHTGEKPFQCTECRKHFISKDGLLKHQITHTETKPFPCTECEKSFSIKAHLLNHHRVHTGEKPYPCTECDKQFSDKSSLREHQKTHTGVKPFTCAECGYSFTAKARLREHERIHTGEKPFTCTECGEQFRLKESLLRHHRIHTGEKPFTCTECGEQFRIKALLLTHQMIHTKLLS
- the LOC142488363 gene encoding uncharacterized protein LOC142488363 isoform X5, with the translated sequence MDPHMLIVVPQSLEVTSEKEEPNTQERLTIIKREMNSFPIGENFLKEEHRESSDRSRNHLIPRSPEVPKSNDSCHTLDTCKELVSAENSFICTECGKQLSCKRSLLRHENIHTGEKHFKCTECGKQFSSKEYLLKHQNTHTGKKPFKCGDCGKCFSRKIGLIEHKGIHTGVTPFTCTECGKSYSRKNSLFRHKRIHTGEKPFQCTECRKHFISKDGLLKHQITHTETKPFPCTECEKSFSIKAHLLNHHRVHTGEKPYPCTECDKQFSDKSSLREHQKTHTGVKPFTCAECGYSFTAKARLREHERIHTGEKPFTCTECGEQFRLKESLLRHHRIHTGEKPFTCTECGEQFRIKALLLTHQMIHTKLLS
- the LOC142488363 gene encoding uncharacterized protein LOC142488363 isoform X2, whose product is MGFPVIVPQSLEIKSEKEEPKTEERLTTIKSEMDSFPIGEEISEEQPPLPALHDEFFLLPCFPVVVPQSLEVTSEKEEPNTQERLTIIKREMNSFPIGENFLKEEHRESSDRSRNHLIPRSPEVPKSNDSCHTLDTCKELVSAENSFICTECGKQLSCKRSLLRHENIHTGEKHFKCTECGKQFSSKEYLLKHQNTHTGKKPFKCGDCGKCFSRKIGLIEHKGIHTGVTPFTCTECGKSYSRKNSLFRHKRIHTGEKPFQCTECRKHFISKDGLLKHQITHTETKPFPCTECEKSFSIKAHLLNHHRVHTGEKPYPCTECDKQFSDKSSLREHQKTHTGVKPFTCAECGYSFTAKARLREHERIHTGEKPFTCTECGEQFRLKESLLRHHRIHTGEKPFTCTECGEQFRIKALLLTHQMIHTKLLS